The following are encoded in a window of Ranitomeya variabilis isolate aRanVar5 chromosome 8, aRanVar5.hap1, whole genome shotgun sequence genomic DNA:
- the GNG12 gene encoding guanine nucleotide-binding protein G(I)/G(S)/G(O) subunit gamma-12, with translation MSTKTASTNNIAQARRTVQQLKVEASIERIKISKASADLMRYCDEHAKNDPLLMGIPTSENPFKDKKPCIIL, from the exons ATGTCTACCAAAACGGCCAGCACCAACAACATAGCACAAGCACGGAGAACCGTCCAGCAGCTGAAGGTGGAGGCGTCCATAGAAAGAATAAAG ATTTCCAAAGCATCAGCCGATCTCATGCGCTACTGTGACGAACACGCCAAGAACGACCCTCTACTCATGGGCATTCCCACGTCCGAAAACCCCTTCAAGGATAAGAAGCCTTGCATCATATTGTAG
- the GADD45A gene encoding growth arrest and DNA damage-inducible protein GADD45 alpha, which produces MTLEEFTAGEQSVGKMDGVGSALEEVLRKAKVQRTLTIGVYEAAKLLNVDPDNVVLCLLATDKAEDQDVALQIHFTLIQAFCCENDINILRVSNMSRLAEILGGADKAGEPADLHCILINNPHASQLKDPAINQVMSFCKESRYLDQWVPVINLPER; this is translated from the exons ATGACACTGGAGGAGTTCACTGCCGGAGAGCAAAGCGTGGGAAA GATGGACGGTGTGGGGTCCGCGCTGGAGGAAGTGCTGCGCAAAGCCAAGGTGCAGAGGACCCTCACCATCGGGGTGTACGAGGCGGCCAAGCTGCTCAACGT GGACCCGGACAATGTGGTGCTTTGTCTTCTCGCCACGGATAAGGCGGAGGATCAGGATGTCGCCTTACAGATCCACTTCACTCTGATCCAGGCGTTCTGCTGCGAGAATGACATCAACATCCTGAGAGTGAGCAACATGAGCCGGCTGGCGGAGATCCTGGGCGGCGCTGACAAGGCCGGGGAACCTGCCGATCTGCATTGTATCCTGATCAAC AATCCACACGCTTCCCAGCTGAAAGATCCTGCCATCAATCAAGTGATGAGTTTTTGTAAAGAGAGTCGTTACTTGGATCAGTGGGTGCCGGTGATCAACCTCCCCGAGCGATGA